A stretch of the Bacillus sp. FJAT-18017 genome encodes the following:
- a CDS encoding DUF1428 family protein, whose translation MYNVLYLYPVLIQKKDRFIEINKKASVIYKEYGAIEDNTYQSTFIDAMYGCKGMESSVELQENETLMCSVSTFTNKHHHDIIMGKVDSDHRIEELYTEMIKVIDMSRVVRGEFEKV comes from the coding sequence ATGTACAATGTATTATATTTATATCCAGTCTTGATACAGAAAAAGGATAGGTTCATAGAAATTAATAAAAAGGCATCTGTTATTTACAAGGAATATGGTGCGATTGAAGATAATACTTACCAAAGCACTTTTATTGATGCCATGTATGGCTGTAAAGGGATGGAGTCATCGGTTGAACTACAGGAAAATGAAACTTTGATGTGCTCAGTTTCTACGTTCACTAATAAACATCATCACGATATCATTATGGGGAAAGTTGACTCTGATCATCGAATTGAAGAATTATATACTGAGATGATTAAAGTTATTGATATGAGTCGTGTAGTTCGAGGTGAATTTGAAAAGGTTTAA